Proteins encoded by one window of Nasonia vitripennis strain AsymCx chromosome 5, Nvit_psr_1.1, whole genome shotgun sequence:
- the SP49 gene encoding serine protease 49 precursor — protein MAFKFVLLSCLLALANAGLFLSVRTPALTPRLGHGLAPLEARIVGGDEAEAGEFPHQVSLQFGASLQSVAHFCGGTIIHPQFILTAGHCVDAVPNYGTFAVKAGKHNLKKIEDSEQTVEVKSTYVHELYPGEVAPYDIALLKLKAPLKFTKRVQPIALPKAGVEPTGEVTLSGWGSISTTIWDIKPDKLQKIDLPLVDRKTCNASIIELYKGEPSALHPTNICTGPLNGGQGACRGDSGGPLISKYGNVKEVVGVVSWGFVPCGAVNAPSVYVKVADFVDWIQETISANSF, from the exons ATGGCTTTCAAATTTGTCCTCCTCAGCTGCCTTTTGGCTCTCGCCAACGCTG GTCTCTTCCTCTCGGTAAGGACCCCAGCCCTCACCCCAAGACTGGGCCATGGCCTCGCTCCACTGGAGGCCCGTATCGTCGGTGGCGACGAGGCTGAGGCCGGCGAATTCCCTCACCAGGTCTCGCTCCAATTTGGCGCCTCGCTCCAAAGCGTCGCTCACTTCTGCGGAGGCACCATCATCCACCCACAGTTCATCCTGACCGCTGGACACTGTGTCGATGCTGTCCCCAACTACGGCACATTCGCTGTCAAAGCTGGCAAGCATAACCTCAAGAAGATCGAGGATAGCGAACAGACCGTCGAGGTCAAGAGCACCTACGTCCACGAACTCTACCCTGG TGAGGTCGCCCCCTACGACATAGCCCTTCTCAAGCTGAAAGCTCCCCTGAAGTTCACCAAGCGCGTCCAGCCAATCGCTCTCCCTAAAGCCGGAGTTGAACCAACCGGTGAAGTTACACTTTCCGGATGGGGCTCTATCTCCACTACCATCTGGGACATCAAGCCTGACAAACTCCAGAAGATTGATCTTCCACTTGTTGACCGCAAGACCTGCAACGCCTCCATCATCGAGCTTTACAAGGGAGAGCCATCTGCTCTCCACCCCACCAACATTTGCACTGGACCTCTCAACGGTGGACAGGGCGCTTGCCGA GGTGACTCTGGCGGCCCATTGATCTCCAAGTACGGAAATGTCAAGGAAGTCGTCGGTGTCGTTTCTTGGGGATTCGTCCCATGCGGTGCTGTCAACGCTCCCTCAGTCTACGTCAAGGTCGCTGACTTCGTCGACTGGATTCAGGAGACCATTTCTGCCAATTCcttttaa
- the SP48 gene encoding serine protease 48 precursor has translation MLSLKLIVLSCLAGLACAAYRPFFGQAKSLADFLKFNRIIGGQDALKGEFPHQVSLQWGYPPFVAYSHLCGGSIIDESWILTAAHCVNTLPRSGEFVVRAGKHFIKSNEATEQISLTTEVFIHKNYRGEVSPFDIALIKLATPLVFNDYVSAIDLPQPNVVPQGKVILSGWGSISKTRQAILPNVLQKVTLPLIDIGKCRRALRMLGERGEVHETNICTGPLTGGLTACSGDSGGPLISRNENGTTEIVGIVSWGIVPCGGVGAPAVFVRVSAFIDWINSIITTY, from the exons ATGCTGTCTTTGAAACTCATCGTTCTTAGCTGCCTGGCGGGACTTGCCTGTGCCGCCT accGACCATTTTTTGGCCAGGCCAAATCTCTTGCGGATTTCCTCAAGTTCAATCGCATTATAGGCGGTCAAGATGCCCTAAAAGGTGAATTTCCGCATCAGGTCAGTCTGCAATGGGGCTATCCCCCCTTTGTTGCCTATAGTCACTTGTGCGGTGGTTCCATCATCGATGAGAGCTGGATCTTGACTGCTGCCCACTGCGTGAACACTTTGCCAAGGTCTGGGGAATTCGTAGTCAGAGCAGGCAAGCACTTCATCAAGAGCAACGAAGCCACCGAACAAATTTCGCTGACCACAGAagttttcattcataaaaaTTATCGTGG TGAGGTTTCACCTTTCGATATCGCTCTAATCAAACTAGCAACTCCTTTAGTATTCAACGACTACGTCAGTGCAATCGATCTGCCACAACCGAATGTTGTACCGCAAGGTAAAGTCATTTTATCTGGCTGGGGTTCCATATCGAAAACTAGACAGGCAATATTACCAAACGTACTACAAAAAGTTACGCTACCTCTCATCGATATTGGCAAGTGCAGAAGAGCTTTGAGAATgctcggggaacgtggagaAGTACACGAAACTAATATTTGCACTGGACCTTTGACCGGTGGTTTAACTGCATGCAGC GGCGATTCTGGTGGTCCTCTGATTTCAAGGAACGAAAACGGAACAACAGAAATTGTCGGCATTGTTTCGTGGGGTATCGTACCTTGTGGTGGTGTCGGAGCTCCTGCAGTATTCGTTAGAGTCTCGGCATTCATCGATTGGATCAATTCTATAATTACAACTTATTGA